In Acropora palmata chromosome 7, jaAcrPala1.3, whole genome shotgun sequence, one genomic interval encodes:
- the LOC141885740 gene encoding hemicentin-1-like isoform X3, with product MITKGNDTRNPITHYYGVGITYHPEKSKQSRLEKVIEYAIRRRTEMVAEKSGPSFASILTILSIVMYTGGFLRLELEFNKQKDKINQLESVVESMKTSKGNDIAQVNTILRNRRSDYSTNKTENKHTPDDRFTFDKLVKLDKLVAGLKKKLCQPNIGTCSQGPPGPPGPPGPRGERGERGRRGNKGRSGNKGDSGIMGRPGKSGKQGIMGPPGSKGETGLKGEKGDTGTAGMKGAKGEPGESIAAPTVAVSPAKMTVNESKTASFQCSVSGNPKPVSTWSKLEGKSEKILSATTDGKLILTNAAGSDSGVYKCSASNILGQQAQALVRLVVNAQPRISLNPGPRYAIEGNTFTLPTCHVTGYPTPVVTWRKLSSQLPQGRVRYNHNALQISQVRKEDSDTYTCSAKNVLGKAEKNTLFVVVSLPQFTSKPPSKIVSMLNSTVRLNCSATGDPQPIISWRKQGGQLPVGRSQQINGTLVITNLQQSDAGSYICTAASASVFILETVTSLQIMTQKAALSSSSILGSLDIKYLVKLNSFLAPVLRSSSRSRFVRCWRAKTDGWAASTFHSNCDGKGPTVTIIQVGSYIFGGYTDVSWSSPSHTILRNRRSDYSMNNKTENKHTPDESLSPRNYFSGLKLILCQPNTDRCYTGPPGLPGPPGPRGVRGARGRKGYKGDNGIMGPPGRSGKQGIMGPPGSKGETGLKGEEGDTGTAGMKGAKGEPGESIAAPTVAVSPAKMTVNESKTASFQCSVSGNPKPVSTWIKLEGKSEKILSATRDGKLILPNAAGSDSGVYKCSASNILGQAQALVRLIVNVQPGISLNPGPSYAIQGNTFTLPICHVTGYPTPVVTWRKLSSQLPQGRVWYNNSALQISQVRKEDSDTYTCSAKNLLGKAEKNTMLGVVSLPRFTSKPPSKIVLLLNSTERLNCSATGDPQPIISWRKQGGQLSVGRSRQINGALVITNLQQSDAGNYICTATSAGVFDVEAVTTLEIQRAPVLRSSSRSRFVRCWRAKTGGWAASTFHRNCDGMGPTVTIIQVGSYIFGGYTDISWSSSCVYASSSKSFIYSLYNINGFSPVKLKIKSGRQSHAIYRCSSHGPTFGGGNDIRIYNNAASNRNSYTYCGYTYHPPPGYSSPHFSCRFYAGGGSNYFTPTDVEVFYETTT from the exons ATGATCACCAAAGGAAATGATACAAGAAATCCGATTACCCACTATTATGGTGTTGGTATCACATATCACcctgaaaaatcaaaacaaagccGTCTTGAGAAGGTGATTGAATACGCCATTAGAAGACGAACTGAGATGGTTGCTGAAAAGAGTGGCCCTTCGTTTGCCTCTATTCTAACTATTCTATCCATTGTGATGTACACTGGTGGCTTTCTTCGACTAGAATTGGAGTTCAACAAgcaaaaggacaaaataaatcAACTTGAAAGCGTCGTGGAGTCGATGAAGACATCGAAAGGTAATGACATTGCTCAAG TCAATACCATCCTACGAAACAGGCGCAGTGATTATtccacaaacaaaacagaaaacaaacacacacCAGACGACAGGTTCACGTTTGACAAGCTTGTCAAACTTGACAAACTTGTTGCAgggctgaaaaagaaactttgtcAACCAAACATCGGCACATGCTCACAGGGTCCCCCAGGCCCTCCTGGTCCACCGGGACCGAGAGGAGAGAGAGGTGAACGAGGACGAAGGGGAAACAAAGGAAGAAGCGGAAACAAGGGAGACAGCGGTATCATGGGGCGGCCAGGGAAAAGTGGGAAGCAAGGTATCATGGGACCGCCAGGATCCAAGGGAGAAACTGGACTAAAAGGAGAGAAAGGAGACACGGGAACTGCTGGCATGAAGGGAGCTAAAGGAGAACCGGGTGAATCGATTGCAGCTCCTACTGTTGCTGTTTCGCCTGCAAAGATGACAGTCAATGAAAGCAAAACTGCTTCTTTCCAGTGTTCAGTCAGCGGCAATCCTAAGCCTGTGTCAACATGGAGTAAACTGGAAGGGAAGTCAGAGAAAATTCTATCAGCAACCACAGATGGGAAGTTGATTTTAACAAATGCTGCTGGCAGTGACTCGGGTGTATACAAGTGTTCAGCCTCAAACATCCTGGGACAGCAGGCACAAGCACTGGTGCGGCTTGTAGTCAATG CTCAACCTCGCATTTCTCTCAACCCTGGACCTCGTTACGCGATAGAAGGAAATACTTTCACTCTTCCAACTTGTCATGTGACTGGGTACCCCACACCAGTCGTGACCTGGAGAAAATTATCCAGTCAGTTACCCCAGGGGAGGGTGAGGTACAACCACAATGCGCTGCAAATTTCACAAGTTCGCAAAGAAGACTCGGACACGTACACCTGCTCAGCGAAAAACGTTTTAGGAAAAGCTGAAAAGAACACCTTGTTTGTCGTGGTATCTCTTCCTCAGTTTACATCTAAACCTCCTTCCAAGATTGTGTCCATGTTAAACTCCACTGTGAGGCTGAATTGCAGCGCTACTGGTGACCCACAACCAATCATCAGCTGGAGAAAGCAAGGAGGTCAGCTGCCAGTTGGGCGGAGCCAGCAGATCAATGGAACGTTGGTTATTACAAACTTACAACAGAGTGACGCAGGGAGTTACATCTGCACTGCTGCAAGTGCTAGCGTGTTCATTCTTGAGACTGTGACTAGTTTGCAAATCATGACACAAAAAG CGGCTCTCAGTTCGTCAAGTATTCTTGGTAGTCTCGACATCAAGTACCTTGTCAAGTTGAATTCATTCCTAGCTCCAGTCCTCAGGAGTTCATCCCGTAGCAGGTTTGTGAGGTGTTGGCGAGCAAAGACAGATGGTTGGGCAGCATCCACCTTCCACAGCAACTGTGATGGAAAGGGTCCCACTGTTACTATAATCCAAGTCGGCAGTTACATATTTGGTGGATACACTGACGTGTCTTGGTCTAGCCCTA GCCATACCATCCTTCGAAACAGGCGCAGTGATTATTCCATGAacaataaaacagaaaacaagcACACGCCAGACGAGAGCTTGAGCCCTAGAAATTATTTCTCTGGGCTGAAGTTGATACTTTGTCAACCAAACACCGACAGATGCTATACCGGTCCCCCAGGCCTTCCTGGTCCACCTGGCCCGAGAGGAGTAAGGGGCGCTAGAGGAAGAAAGGGATACAAAGGAGACAATGGCATCATGGGACCGCCAGGGAGAAGTGGAAAGCAAGGCATCATGGGACCGCCAGGATCCAAGGGAGAAACTGGACTAAAAGGAGAGGAAGGAGACACGGGAACTGCTGGCATGAAGGGAGCTAAAGGAGAACCGGGTGAATCGATTGCAGCTCCTACTGTTGCTGTTTCGCCTGCAAAGATGACAGTCAATGAAAGCAAAACTGCTTCTTTCCAGTGTTCAGTCAGCGGCAATCCTAAGCCTGTGTCAACATGGATTAAACTGGAAGGGAAGTCAGAGAAAATTCTATCAGCAACCAGAGATGGGAAGTTGATTTTACCAAATGCTGCTGGCAGTGACTCGGGTGTATACAAGTGTTCAGCCTCAAACATTCTGGGACAGGCACAAGCACTGGTGCGACTTATAGTCAATG ttCAGCCTGGCATTTCTCTCAATCCTGGACCTAGTTACGCAATACAAGGAAACACTTTCACTCTTCCAATTTGTCATGTGACCGGGTACCCCACACCAGTTGTGACATGGAGAAAATTATCCAGTCAGTTACCACAAGGGAGGGTGTGGTACAACAACAGCGCGCTGCAAATTTCACAAGTTCGCAAAGAAGACTCGGACACGTACACCTGCTCAGCAAAAAACCTTTTAGGAAAAGCTGAAAAGAACACCATGTTAGGCGTGGTATCTCTTCCTCGGTTTACATCTAAACCTCCTTCCAAGATTGTGTTGTTGTTAAACTCTACTGAGAGGCTGAATTGCAGCGCTACTGGTGACCCACAACCAATCATCAGCTGGAGAAAGCAAGGAGGTCAGCTGTCAGTTGGGCGGAGCCGACAGATCAACGGAGCATTGGTGATTACAAACTTACAACAGAGTGACGCAGGGAATTACATTTGCACTGCTACAAGTGCAGGTGTGTTTGATGTGGAAGCTGTAACCACTTTGGAAATTCAAAGAG CTCCAGTCCTCCGGAGTTCATCCCGCAGCAGGTTTGTGAGGTGTTGGCGCGCAAAGACAGGTGGTTGGGCAGCATCCACCTTCCACAGGAACTGTGATGGAATGGGGCCCACTGTTACTATAATCCAAGTCGGCAGTTACATATTTGGGGGATACACTGACATATCTTGGTCTA gtTCTTGTGTTTATGCTTCATCCAGTAAATCATTTATCTACTCCTTGTACAACATCAATGGCTTCTCTCCTGTTAAGCTTAAGATCAAGTCAGGAAGGCAGAGTCACGCTATATATAGATGTTCTAGTCACGGACCAACATTTGGTGGCGGAAACGACATTCGCATCTATAACAACGCTGCGAGCAACAGAAATTCTTACACTTACTGTGGCTACACTTACCACCCTCCCCCAGGGTATTCTTCACCTCATTTTTCCTGCAGATTTTATGCAGGAGGGGGAAGCAACTACTTCACTCCGACTGATGTTGAAGTGTTCTACGAGACAACCACTTAG
- the LOC141885740 gene encoding hemicentin-1-like isoform X4, with protein sequence MITKGNDTRNPITHYYGVGITYHPEKSKQSRLEKVIEYAIRRRTEMVAEKSGPSFASILTILSIVMYTGGFLRLELEFNKQKDKINQLESVVESMKTSKAQPRISLNPGPRYAIEGNTFTLPTCHVTGYPTPVVTWRKLSSQLPQGRVRYNHNALQISQVRKEDSDTYTCSAKNVLGKAEKNTLFVVVSLPQFTSKPPSKIVSMLNSTVRLNCSATGDPQPIISWRKQGGQLPVGRSQQINGTLVITNLQQSDAGSYICTAASASVFILETVTSLQIMTQKAALSSSSILGSLDIKYLVKLNSFLAPVLRSSSRSRFVRCWRAKTDGWAASTFHSNCDGKGPTVTIIQVGSYIFGGYTDVSWSSPSHTILRNRRSDYSMNNKTENKHTPDESLSPRNYFSGLKLILCQPNTDRCYTGPPGLPGPPGPRGVRGARGRKGYKGDNGIMGPPGRSGKQGIMGPPGSKGETGLKGEEGDTGTAGMKGAKGEPGESIAAPTVAVSPAKMTVNESKTASFQCSVSGNPKPVSTWIKLEGKSEKILSATRDGKLILPNAAGSDSGVYKCSASNILGQAQALVRLIVNVQPGISLNPGPSYAIQGNTFTLPICHVTGYPTPVVTWRKLSSQLPQGRVWYNNSALQISQVRKEDSDTYTCSAKNLLGKAEKNTMLGVVSLPRFTSKPPSKIVLLLNSTERLNCSATGDPQPIISWRKQGGQLSVGRSRQINGALVITNLQQSDAGNYICTATSAGVFDVEAVTTLEIQRAALISSSILGSLNIKYIDKLNSFLAPVLRSSSRSRFVRCWRAKTGGWAASTFHRNCDGMGPTVTIIQVGSYIFGGYTDISWSSSCVYASSSKSFIYSLYNINGFSPVKLKIKSGRQSHAIYRCSSHGPTFGGGNDIRIYNNAASNRNSYTYCGYTYHPPPGYSSPHFSCRFYAGGGSNYFTPTDVEVFYETTT encoded by the exons ATGATCACCAAAGGAAATGATACAAGAAATCCGATTACCCACTATTATGGTGTTGGTATCACATATCACcctgaaaaatcaaaacaaagccGTCTTGAGAAGGTGATTGAATACGCCATTAGAAGACGAACTGAGATGGTTGCTGAAAAGAGTGGCCCTTCGTTTGCCTCTATTCTAACTATTCTATCCATTGTGATGTACACTGGTGGCTTTCTTCGACTAGAATTGGAGTTCAACAAgcaaaaggacaaaataaatcAACTTGAAAGCGTCGTGGAGTCGATGAAGACATCGAAAG CTCAACCTCGCATTTCTCTCAACCCTGGACCTCGTTACGCGATAGAAGGAAATACTTTCACTCTTCCAACTTGTCATGTGACTGGGTACCCCACACCAGTCGTGACCTGGAGAAAATTATCCAGTCAGTTACCCCAGGGGAGGGTGAGGTACAACCACAATGCGCTGCAAATTTCACAAGTTCGCAAAGAAGACTCGGACACGTACACCTGCTCAGCGAAAAACGTTTTAGGAAAAGCTGAAAAGAACACCTTGTTTGTCGTGGTATCTCTTCCTCAGTTTACATCTAAACCTCCTTCCAAGATTGTGTCCATGTTAAACTCCACTGTGAGGCTGAATTGCAGCGCTACTGGTGACCCACAACCAATCATCAGCTGGAGAAAGCAAGGAGGTCAGCTGCCAGTTGGGCGGAGCCAGCAGATCAATGGAACGTTGGTTATTACAAACTTACAACAGAGTGACGCAGGGAGTTACATCTGCACTGCTGCAAGTGCTAGCGTGTTCATTCTTGAGACTGTGACTAGTTTGCAAATCATGACACAAAAAG CGGCTCTCAGTTCGTCAAGTATTCTTGGTAGTCTCGACATCAAGTACCTTGTCAAGTTGAATTCATTCCTAGCTCCAGTCCTCAGGAGTTCATCCCGTAGCAGGTTTGTGAGGTGTTGGCGAGCAAAGACAGATGGTTGGGCAGCATCCACCTTCCACAGCAACTGTGATGGAAAGGGTCCCACTGTTACTATAATCCAAGTCGGCAGTTACATATTTGGTGGATACACTGACGTGTCTTGGTCTAGCCCTA GCCATACCATCCTTCGAAACAGGCGCAGTGATTATTCCATGAacaataaaacagaaaacaagcACACGCCAGACGAGAGCTTGAGCCCTAGAAATTATTTCTCTGGGCTGAAGTTGATACTTTGTCAACCAAACACCGACAGATGCTATACCGGTCCCCCAGGCCTTCCTGGTCCACCTGGCCCGAGAGGAGTAAGGGGCGCTAGAGGAAGAAAGGGATACAAAGGAGACAATGGCATCATGGGACCGCCAGGGAGAAGTGGAAAGCAAGGCATCATGGGACCGCCAGGATCCAAGGGAGAAACTGGACTAAAAGGAGAGGAAGGAGACACGGGAACTGCTGGCATGAAGGGAGCTAAAGGAGAACCGGGTGAATCGATTGCAGCTCCTACTGTTGCTGTTTCGCCTGCAAAGATGACAGTCAATGAAAGCAAAACTGCTTCTTTCCAGTGTTCAGTCAGCGGCAATCCTAAGCCTGTGTCAACATGGATTAAACTGGAAGGGAAGTCAGAGAAAATTCTATCAGCAACCAGAGATGGGAAGTTGATTTTACCAAATGCTGCTGGCAGTGACTCGGGTGTATACAAGTGTTCAGCCTCAAACATTCTGGGACAGGCACAAGCACTGGTGCGACTTATAGTCAATG ttCAGCCTGGCATTTCTCTCAATCCTGGACCTAGTTACGCAATACAAGGAAACACTTTCACTCTTCCAATTTGTCATGTGACCGGGTACCCCACACCAGTTGTGACATGGAGAAAATTATCCAGTCAGTTACCACAAGGGAGGGTGTGGTACAACAACAGCGCGCTGCAAATTTCACAAGTTCGCAAAGAAGACTCGGACACGTACACCTGCTCAGCAAAAAACCTTTTAGGAAAAGCTGAAAAGAACACCATGTTAGGCGTGGTATCTCTTCCTCGGTTTACATCTAAACCTCCTTCCAAGATTGTGTTGTTGTTAAACTCTACTGAGAGGCTGAATTGCAGCGCTACTGGTGACCCACAACCAATCATCAGCTGGAGAAAGCAAGGAGGTCAGCTGTCAGTTGGGCGGAGCCGACAGATCAACGGAGCATTGGTGATTACAAACTTACAACAGAGTGACGCAGGGAATTACATTTGCACTGCTACAAGTGCAGGTGTGTTTGATGTGGAAGCTGTAACCACTTTGGAAATTCAAAGAG CGGCTCTCATTTCGTCAAGTATTCTTGGCAGCCTCAATATTAAGTACATTGACAAGTTGAATTCATTCTTAGCTCCAGTCCTCCGGAGTTCATCCCGCAGCAGGTTTGTGAGGTGTTGGCGCGCAAAGACAGGTGGTTGGGCAGCATCCACCTTCCACAGGAACTGTGATGGAATGGGGCCCACTGTTACTATAATCCAAGTCGGCAGTTACATATTTGGGGGATACACTGACATATCTTGGTCTA gtTCTTGTGTTTATGCTTCATCCAGTAAATCATTTATCTACTCCTTGTACAACATCAATGGCTTCTCTCCTGTTAAGCTTAAGATCAAGTCAGGAAGGCAGAGTCACGCTATATATAGATGTTCTAGTCACGGACCAACATTTGGTGGCGGAAACGACATTCGCATCTATAACAACGCTGCGAGCAACAGAAATTCTTACACTTACTGTGGCTACACTTACCACCCTCCCCCAGGGTATTCTTCACCTCATTTTTCCTGCAGATTTTATGCAGGAGGGGGAAGCAACTACTTCACTCCGACTGATGTTGAAGTGTTCTACGAGACAACCACTTAG
- the LOC141885740 gene encoding hemicentin-1-like isoform X2 — MITKGNDTRNPITHYYGVGITYHPEKSKQSRLEKVIEYAIRRRTEMVAEKSGPSFASILTILSIVMYTGGFLRLELEFNKQKDKINQLESVVESMKTSKVNTILRNRRSDYSTNKTENKHTPDDRFTFDKLVKLDKLVAGLKKKLCQPNIGTCSQGPPGPPGPPGPRGERGERGRRGNKGRSGNKGDSGIMGRPGKSGKQGIMGPPGSKGETGLKGEKGDTGTAGMKGAKGEPGESIAAPTVAVSPAKMTVNESKTASFQCSVSGNPKPVSTWSKLEGKSEKILSATTDGKLILTNAAGSDSGVYKCSASNILGQQAQALVRLVVNAQPRISLNPGPRYAIEGNTFTLPTCHVTGYPTPVVTWRKLSSQLPQGRVRYNHNALQISQVRKEDSDTYTCSAKNVLGKAEKNTLFVVVSLPQFTSKPPSKIVSMLNSTVRLNCSATGDPQPIISWRKQGGQLPVGRSQQINGTLVITNLQQSDAGSYICTAASASVFILETVTSLQIMTQKAALSSSSILGSLDIKYLVKLNSFLAPVLRSSSRSRFVRCWRAKTDGWAASTFHSNCDGKGPTVTIIQVGSYIFGGYTDVSWSSPSHTILRNRRSDYSMNNKTENKHTPDESLSPRNYFSGLKLILCQPNTDRCYTGPPGLPGPPGPRGVRGARGRKGYKGDNGIMGPPGRSGKQGIMGPPGSKGETGLKGEEGDTGTAGMKGAKGEPGESIAAPTVAVSPAKMTVNESKTASFQCSVSGNPKPVSTWIKLEGKSEKILSATRDGKLILPNAAGSDSGVYKCSASNILGQAQALVRLIVNVQPGISLNPGPSYAIQGNTFTLPICHVTGYPTPVVTWRKLSSQLPQGRVWYNNSALQISQVRKEDSDTYTCSAKNLLGKAEKNTMLGVVSLPRFTSKPPSKIVLLLNSTERLNCSATGDPQPIISWRKQGGQLSVGRSRQINGALVITNLQQSDAGNYICTATSAGVFDVEAVTTLEIQRAALISSSILGSLNIKYIDKLNSFLAPVLRSSSRSRFVRCWRAKTGGWAASTFHRNCDGMGPTVTIIQVGSYIFGGYTDISWSSSCVYASSSKSFIYSLYNINGFSPVKLKIKSGRQSHAIYRCSSHGPTFGGGNDIRIYNNAASNRNSYTYCGYTYHPPPGYSSPHFSCRFYAGGGSNYFTPTDVEVFYETTT, encoded by the exons ATGATCACCAAAGGAAATGATACAAGAAATCCGATTACCCACTATTATGGTGTTGGTATCACATATCACcctgaaaaatcaaaacaaagccGTCTTGAGAAGGTGATTGAATACGCCATTAGAAGACGAACTGAGATGGTTGCTGAAAAGAGTGGCCCTTCGTTTGCCTCTATTCTAACTATTCTATCCATTGTGATGTACACTGGTGGCTTTCTTCGACTAGAATTGGAGTTCAACAAgcaaaaggacaaaataaatcAACTTGAAAGCGTCGTGGAGTCGATGAAGACATCGAAAG TCAATACCATCCTACGAAACAGGCGCAGTGATTATtccacaaacaaaacagaaaacaaacacacacCAGACGACAGGTTCACGTTTGACAAGCTTGTCAAACTTGACAAACTTGTTGCAgggctgaaaaagaaactttgtcAACCAAACATCGGCACATGCTCACAGGGTCCCCCAGGCCCTCCTGGTCCACCGGGACCGAGAGGAGAGAGAGGTGAACGAGGACGAAGGGGAAACAAAGGAAGAAGCGGAAACAAGGGAGACAGCGGTATCATGGGGCGGCCAGGGAAAAGTGGGAAGCAAGGTATCATGGGACCGCCAGGATCCAAGGGAGAAACTGGACTAAAAGGAGAGAAAGGAGACACGGGAACTGCTGGCATGAAGGGAGCTAAAGGAGAACCGGGTGAATCGATTGCAGCTCCTACTGTTGCTGTTTCGCCTGCAAAGATGACAGTCAATGAAAGCAAAACTGCTTCTTTCCAGTGTTCAGTCAGCGGCAATCCTAAGCCTGTGTCAACATGGAGTAAACTGGAAGGGAAGTCAGAGAAAATTCTATCAGCAACCACAGATGGGAAGTTGATTTTAACAAATGCTGCTGGCAGTGACTCGGGTGTATACAAGTGTTCAGCCTCAAACATCCTGGGACAGCAGGCACAAGCACTGGTGCGGCTTGTAGTCAATG CTCAACCTCGCATTTCTCTCAACCCTGGACCTCGTTACGCGATAGAAGGAAATACTTTCACTCTTCCAACTTGTCATGTGACTGGGTACCCCACACCAGTCGTGACCTGGAGAAAATTATCCAGTCAGTTACCCCAGGGGAGGGTGAGGTACAACCACAATGCGCTGCAAATTTCACAAGTTCGCAAAGAAGACTCGGACACGTACACCTGCTCAGCGAAAAACGTTTTAGGAAAAGCTGAAAAGAACACCTTGTTTGTCGTGGTATCTCTTCCTCAGTTTACATCTAAACCTCCTTCCAAGATTGTGTCCATGTTAAACTCCACTGTGAGGCTGAATTGCAGCGCTACTGGTGACCCACAACCAATCATCAGCTGGAGAAAGCAAGGAGGTCAGCTGCCAGTTGGGCGGAGCCAGCAGATCAATGGAACGTTGGTTATTACAAACTTACAACAGAGTGACGCAGGGAGTTACATCTGCACTGCTGCAAGTGCTAGCGTGTTCATTCTTGAGACTGTGACTAGTTTGCAAATCATGACACAAAAAG CGGCTCTCAGTTCGTCAAGTATTCTTGGTAGTCTCGACATCAAGTACCTTGTCAAGTTGAATTCATTCCTAGCTCCAGTCCTCAGGAGTTCATCCCGTAGCAGGTTTGTGAGGTGTTGGCGAGCAAAGACAGATGGTTGGGCAGCATCCACCTTCCACAGCAACTGTGATGGAAAGGGTCCCACTGTTACTATAATCCAAGTCGGCAGTTACATATTTGGTGGATACACTGACGTGTCTTGGTCTAGCCCTA GCCATACCATCCTTCGAAACAGGCGCAGTGATTATTCCATGAacaataaaacagaaaacaagcACACGCCAGACGAGAGCTTGAGCCCTAGAAATTATTTCTCTGGGCTGAAGTTGATACTTTGTCAACCAAACACCGACAGATGCTATACCGGTCCCCCAGGCCTTCCTGGTCCACCTGGCCCGAGAGGAGTAAGGGGCGCTAGAGGAAGAAAGGGATACAAAGGAGACAATGGCATCATGGGACCGCCAGGGAGAAGTGGAAAGCAAGGCATCATGGGACCGCCAGGATCCAAGGGAGAAACTGGACTAAAAGGAGAGGAAGGAGACACGGGAACTGCTGGCATGAAGGGAGCTAAAGGAGAACCGGGTGAATCGATTGCAGCTCCTACTGTTGCTGTTTCGCCTGCAAAGATGACAGTCAATGAAAGCAAAACTGCTTCTTTCCAGTGTTCAGTCAGCGGCAATCCTAAGCCTGTGTCAACATGGATTAAACTGGAAGGGAAGTCAGAGAAAATTCTATCAGCAACCAGAGATGGGAAGTTGATTTTACCAAATGCTGCTGGCAGTGACTCGGGTGTATACAAGTGTTCAGCCTCAAACATTCTGGGACAGGCACAAGCACTGGTGCGACTTATAGTCAATG ttCAGCCTGGCATTTCTCTCAATCCTGGACCTAGTTACGCAATACAAGGAAACACTTTCACTCTTCCAATTTGTCATGTGACCGGGTACCCCACACCAGTTGTGACATGGAGAAAATTATCCAGTCAGTTACCACAAGGGAGGGTGTGGTACAACAACAGCGCGCTGCAAATTTCACAAGTTCGCAAAGAAGACTCGGACACGTACACCTGCTCAGCAAAAAACCTTTTAGGAAAAGCTGAAAAGAACACCATGTTAGGCGTGGTATCTCTTCCTCGGTTTACATCTAAACCTCCTTCCAAGATTGTGTTGTTGTTAAACTCTACTGAGAGGCTGAATTGCAGCGCTACTGGTGACCCACAACCAATCATCAGCTGGAGAAAGCAAGGAGGTCAGCTGTCAGTTGGGCGGAGCCGACAGATCAACGGAGCATTGGTGATTACAAACTTACAACAGAGTGACGCAGGGAATTACATTTGCACTGCTACAAGTGCAGGTGTGTTTGATGTGGAAGCTGTAACCACTTTGGAAATTCAAAGAG CGGCTCTCATTTCGTCAAGTATTCTTGGCAGCCTCAATATTAAGTACATTGACAAGTTGAATTCATTCTTAGCTCCAGTCCTCCGGAGTTCATCCCGCAGCAGGTTTGTGAGGTGTTGGCGCGCAAAGACAGGTGGTTGGGCAGCATCCACCTTCCACAGGAACTGTGATGGAATGGGGCCCACTGTTACTATAATCCAAGTCGGCAGTTACATATTTGGGGGATACACTGACATATCTTGGTCTA gtTCTTGTGTTTATGCTTCATCCAGTAAATCATTTATCTACTCCTTGTACAACATCAATGGCTTCTCTCCTGTTAAGCTTAAGATCAAGTCAGGAAGGCAGAGTCACGCTATATATAGATGTTCTAGTCACGGACCAACATTTGGTGGCGGAAACGACATTCGCATCTATAACAACGCTGCGAGCAACAGAAATTCTTACACTTACTGTGGCTACACTTACCACCCTCCCCCAGGGTATTCTTCACCTCATTTTTCCTGCAGATTTTATGCAGGAGGGGGAAGCAACTACTTCACTCCGACTGATGTTGAAGTGTTCTACGAGACAACCACTTAG